Sequence from the Polypterus senegalus isolate Bchr_013 chromosome 3, ASM1683550v1, whole genome shotgun sequence genome:
GCCATCAACACTATAAACAGGAGGTCACTAAAAAATTTGGTCAGACCTCCAGAGATAAAGTCTATGTAGGTAGGGTAGGTAATGAAGCAGAACTGAAGGTTAAAAGTGAAAGGAGGGATGGTGTTATTGGGGAAAGAGGCTACGGCACTTATAAGAGCATTGCAATTAGAGACACAATATATAACATAAAGGATAACAATGATATGTTTAAGATACTGAGGAATTTTAGACTTCAGAGGGGTGAGTCTGGATGTGGCTGGAGAGATCAGCACTGCCTGGTAGGTGCTAAGCAGACAGGTGAGGCTTATAGAGAGGCCTCGAAAGATACGGAAGGAGAACATATTCAACTTACAGCCATCATCATCAAACATGTTGTTGTAGCCAAATGCCGCCATTGTCTGTGGGATGCTGCGTGTCAGCGCCACTAACAAATTAACAAATGTTAAGTGGCATAAAATGATATCAGCTGTCATAAGTTTGCCTTCTATCACAAAGGTCCGAAGGAAAGCACAAAAGACAAAGATGTTTGCTGGAATGCTAATAGTTGTAAGGATGAGAAAAGCTGTGGCTTTGAAGACTTGTCTTGTATCTGTTGTGTCCATGATGCCCTCTgcaaggaaaaaagggaaaaattatttACACATTCCCAGAAATGAATGCAGTTTTTGGGCCAGAAGGCGCTGGAGCCAATTCCCGGGACATCAGGTCCTGTCAGACTTTCATTCTGGTTTTTGATGGATTTAGTTGAAGGTTAAAGGGATAAATAAAGGATGAAATTGCCCATAGATGGCGACCATGCCAAAGTATAAACCAAAATCTCATAGCTTTTGAGCAACTGCATTAGATACTCATCTGGCCACTCTTTTGTctattacagtatttaaaatatcaTCTGACTCCTGCAAATACTTAGCAGTACAGTACCgaacactgctgtctcacagaccTTCGATTCCAGTTTCATATTCCAGTTGTGATGTCATCTATATAGAGCTCGAATATTTCTGCATGTGTATAACATAATGCTATTGCACTTGATTACACTAAGCCATTGTATCCTATGTGAGATTACTGGACTGTAATATCCACCAATGGGACGCTTATTTTTCTGAGACTTAATCCTTGGAGATGTCTTACCTCCATAATGTATTGAGGGCTCTTATGTTTGATATCCTTACTGTAAGTAAATGATTTGTATGTTCAGTTGGCTTGATTTTGCTGTTGTGACCAATCTCCTGCTCTGTGTGCACGACTGCTCAAATGTAAAGGCAGTGAAGAGATTCGACAAGTTGATGGCTTTTGCTTGATTTTAATTTCCGTATGTACATTTAAATGATGACTGTTACCATGGCACATTGATTAGAGCTTTTGTTACATTACAGCCCAGGATATCTTAACTGACTCATGACCAGGTTATATATTATATGGAACTGTCTGGAGTATCAGGAGAAAATCACAGCAGACACTCCACACAGGTGGTGACTGGAATGGAAACTGAGCTCAGGTATTTGGAATGTGAGACAGACATGCTAGCCACTATCTCACCATGGTGCTGCCAATTACATGTGATTGTAAAGTAAACTTCCAAAACCTGGATCCATCCACCATGCTTAGTATGGTAAAGAGTGTAATTGGAATCTTTTATAAATGGTAAGATGGGTTTATTTCATTTAGAAATGAAGTACAGTGTTAATATATTGACTTCATATATTGCTTTTGTGTGAAAGAAGCATATTTCTTACgccacttttattttttccttaaataattatttggacataaatgtatatatttactgtatatatttacaccTAGATTAGCTCTTCATGcacaaaaaaacatataaaattatttagaTGTCCTATCTAGTAAAAGCTTTGACACAATGGTGGATGTGTAGAAACAAGCTATAGCAAGATAGAGCTGTAGGTCAAGCATTAAAGTCTTTCATACTGCATAGTGAGTCTATCCCTCAAACAGATTTGCTTCTTTCATTACAATTATTAGAAGTAAAAACCAGTGCCAATAGCGCCTGAGGACACTCGCCATGGAGAGAATGCCCGTCCTATCCAGGTCACACTCACACATCAACCCTTTTACACATGCAGGATAATGCAGGAACTTACCTGAAACTTACCAAGTCAAAGGCATGTTTTCACAAAGTCAGGACAACTGAACCAGCACTTTGCACCTTTGCACCTTTTTTAATTCATAAAGAAACAAATGCAGAAATCTATTACTGAGACTtactaatacatttttcatttagaaggaaaaaaataaagtcaatattaGCAGAACATTTAGGCAGCTATCAGAAGCCCCTAGGGAAGAAAATGATACGTGAATATatagtaattttattataattattattgttgcttTACCTTTAAAGCGACCAATtgtgtttttctgcattttaataaaactagggggcttcgcgcCCTGCTCGCCTTCGCTCATCAACCCATTTCCCCTCCCACTAACACTAtgcgccattgtgaagaggggggcagaAAGCACTTCAAGGAGACATGGTCgatcctccaaaaccccctcttaaacggtgatacaatgggaaaaaaatgcagatttttttttttacctcctctttgctcgatcagctgcttgtttgctgctgctgccatgccgcctGATTTGCATTTCGTGTGGCACTTCgaacttttaaaagcctgtacagcagctgtccttttgtctcactgccttgtctctgttCTCCCATAGACATTCTCAAACACTATGCGATCACTTTtcgttgttccgttatttcacagagtaatattttctgtttgttgtaAGTATGAGGTGACTTGTCCGTCTCAATGgatatgaaagtgtctctctgtctctcttcaaaagatctctttCCAAAGATCACTTCTCGTCGCAGGAAAAAATTCTTGTAtcgtcgcaagattttttttttataatagagagacaatgtAGTTTTACATATATAAGCTTTGAAAATATAGTAGTGTGAAGTGATGTAGGTGTATTTGTAAAAATTGCCATAAAAGAGTGGACCAGTGACGTCACTGTTCTAGTGTTGAGCTGGCAGAAGAAATCAAACTCAGCCAGTCCATCTCCTAACATGCGCCTTCAAACTAACCGAATGTACATtagaagagatagatagatagatagatagatagatagatagatagatagatagatagatagatagatagatagatagatagatagatagatagatagatagagctttatttttaaagaaggtcgataaataaatatattatgacGAACAATAAACCTGTTTTcatatacacaccagaatgattacaaagaaagaaagaaatttaaaaagaaagaaaatgtcagacTTGGCTGATGATAAAATGAGCAGTAACAGTACTAGTATATAAAGTATAGAAATATGTATATGGAATGTTccctttttgacaaaaaaaagttacagGTAATAGTGGGGAACCCTGCAGCACAGAGAATGGAGAAGATCTAATGCTTGTTGAATTCCATAAAATTGTGTCACATAACAATAATAACTAGGATACATTTTTTGCATGCTCTATATCCAGTAGTTGAGGACTTGAGtgactggaccagaccaaggggatggATGTTCATGTAACACCTGGCCATAACAGATAGGCAGTAATTTCCAGAGGGTGCaactgcctggagggttgccaaccgggatcctgagctgttttgtcatgtggtgggtgtgacaatacattgtaccagtgcgtgctccccaacctgacctggccTCAGTGCAGTGCAGTTAATatgccttgttttttttattgattagatcctgccaggttttgaaaaagttctgcacagatcctctaactaagaattaaatttttttccaattgcAAATAGTATAtcacatcagttacccattgacttaaaagaggtgagttaggattcttctagtttagcaaaataagtctgcgtgtcaatggtgtagtgaaggcaatcacagtttgtttgtccttctccagtttaagcccatctgggagcccaccagacacagctgttaatgggttagggattgtgacaccaaggctgtctgaaaggcacttaaaattttttgtccagaatggtgttaatttggtgcaagcccagaacatgtgacccagtgaggttgggatttgattgcagcgttcacaggttggattttgcattggaaacattttggacagttttaagtgagacagatgtgcttgatatataattttaagttgaataatttggagctccagtgaattctctgcattgctaccttccactccttttctgatatattaattgagagatctttttcccattgtcctcttggatctttgaaagggaggaactgtaaGATAACTTTAtacattgcagaaatgctgtctgagtcctccaaactgagcaatattttttccagcatggaggaaggTGTGAGATGAGGTatatcgggcaggttctgtttgatgAAGtgtctaatttgaagatagtgaaagaaatatgttgctggaatgttcaatttggagtgtaattgttcataggatgcaaagacgttgtctatgtacagatctctaagcattttaatcccaaatgttttccagatattaaaaactgtatatgtttgcgagggttgaaaaaggtggttctcatgcagatgTGCCAAAGAtaaaaagattctccatcttaaaatgcttcctacattgtttccatattctgagtgagtgaagcacaattgggttattagtatattggcgacaacttgcatttattggggtgaaaaccagggaatataaagaagtgtcgcaggattttatttctattgctgaccaagcctgtgtatgttcatctatttgtgtctagGTTTTTATagattgtatgtttgctgcccagtaataaaacagaaagttgggtagagccatgccttgTTAATCAGCAGTTaatgcaaaaacaacaaaagctagtcatctgcttttttttgttttcctaacCTATTCATGTAGAGCTGACAAACTGTGTGCTGTCTTCCAGATCCAAATGTGATGCATACACTAGCTACTAACACCTTAGTTGTCTTGGATTTAATACTTTGAGTCTGAGAATTATGACATTTTTTGTTGGTAGTGCATTCAACTTGTGCACAAACATGTCAACATGCACATGTGTGCCGTTTTGGAGGACAGATGCATTTACATTACAGTTAGATAAGGTCACTTTTACTTAATGAATGTGAACCATCAAGACAGGCAAATCTGATCTGCCCAGAACAGACACAGCACCAGAGCTGCTCCCATATTCCTCCATACTCCACACATAATAAACTGGATGAATTATAACCTAAAGCAAGTCTTTAGAGGGAATACAGCAAAGCCTGCATTATGGCTTAAAGGGAGATGTGGCGGTCTGAGTCAATCAGTGATACATACCTCAGTATTGGTGTTGTTGGGGCTTTGGTTGTATGGTGTCCAGTTTAACACATTGTACTGGTGAGAATTAATTGAGACAGCATCACCACAGGTAAAAGGCATGGCAGTGCAGGCTGTCAGTATGTAAATGAAAGATAGTACAAATCAGTGTGCTCTGGGGACATTGAGATGCTGCCTGTTCATGTTACAACATTCTGTTTTCCCGCAGAATTTCCACACATATTTGTTATAGTTGTATGTAATCATCATGGGGCTTAACCATCTATTGCAACTGAGATGATTATTAATAGAGTGCGAAGTCTGCAGTCATCCTCCCCGGAAATATGCCACATTAGTTCTTGGAGAGTTTAATAATTGTAATCTTAAAACATCTTTACCATATGTCTATCAATTATTAACTTTCccaaaaacttaaaattaaacttttgagCTGTGATTAAGGAAGCCTGCAAATCGATAGCCAGACCTCATCTTGACTTATCTGATTACCATTCTGTTTAACATCTCCTCATTTACAAAATAGctttaaaagagagaaaaagtatacaaaaatataattaagctCTGGAGTGAATATTCTGATCAAAGTCTGCAAAGGTGCTTTCAGAGCACAAATTGAGACATTTTTATTGACTCAAGAATTGATTTAGATGAGTTTCCTGATGTTATCAGCAGCTATATCACTTTTTGTGAAGACATATTTATCTGAACTAATAATGTAAGATCTGTCCAATCAACAAAttaataatatcattattattcaaaAAGAAAAGTGCTTTTAGACAAGGCAATTCTAATGATGCAAGGGCTGCACAGAAGAGTTAAAATTTGGTGTTGAAAAAGCTAAACCTAAATTGAAAGGTAAAATTGAACAGAAAATGTGAGGTCAGGCATTAAATCCTTAGTTGGCCATCGTCAGTCAAAAACTAATAACCACTAAGAGTTTTTAGTTTTAACTCCAACCTGAGATttgagcagtttggttttactgAGCAAGTGAAAAGCCTGAAGCAGATGTGTGGTATAGGAGGTCCGTGGTTAAAAAAGAGCggccattttaataaatacataatgaaCATACTTGTGCTAGGGAGTGGAGCAGGCGCGAGTGATCTGCCGAGAAGAGTCTCCGCCTCTAGGTTGGTGCGAGGCGATCAGCTGTCCGTGTGTTGCTGGCACATGCAGGCAGTCTGATTGCCTTATTATCAGCCCAGGGTGATCGCACCTGCAACAGCTTCCCCAGCCTACAAAAGGGAGTGCAATATCAAAtagaggtagaaaaaaaaaagaaaagagagtggTTTAAAAGACGGGCGAAGAAGCAGGCAGGAGAAAGAGAGTGGAAGTAGGTGGATGTTTCTAGAGTCCCAATGAGGAGCGAGTGACCATCACACAGTAGGGGGTTGTTGGTGGGCCATTATGGATATGTTCATGCTGGGAGGAGCCTTTGAGATGGCAGCGGTTGGAGTACAGAGTGCCTGCGCCGGGTCGAGCATGGATTGGCATTGGTTCTGGTGGTGCAGGGCTTAGTGGTTGCCCGTGGATGCTGGGGAATTGGCGCCGTGGGACAAGGGCCAGGTGAGATGGGAGTCTTCACTTGATAGTTGATGTCTCTCAGGGCTGAGAGGTCTGGATAGGATAAACATGAGAGGCGTCAGTTAAGGAAGGCACCAGGTCTTATGGGATTTTTAATGAGTTTCCTGCATTGCGTTGTTTTAACCgcatttttaacagattttttatttttctatttggtcattttaacctccacattaatactttttttatggattatttatttattgaacatttttgagcactgcactttgggaTACATAATTTGTGGACTTCGTTTAATAACAGCACTTGCACTGTTCACCATCCTGTAGCTTattgtgttttgtcctcatctgccaagctcatctcGGTTACAGTACTGACAATattcgggttcaagaggcttccattatagaagagggagcaaggagctgACCCGCACCTTCTCAAGATGATTTCAGGTAAGGgagaaatatttttgttcaaactgatgtaaagaaatttaaaacatataaaagtCCAGCACCAGACCATCTTCATGGTAGGCACTTAAAATCTTGCACAGAGCAGCTCAGCGccattgtttgctttattttaaggCTGTcagtataacagcagaaggtaaCAATGCTATCAAAACAGGCTACAGTAATTCCAGTGGCTAAAAACAAAAACCCTCAACTTGAATGGCTTCAGATCACTGTCCTTGACCACCCTGGCCATGAATTCACTTTCAAAGCTTTTATAGAGAGGTAGTTAACAGAGAAAACTCAGTGTTTATTAGATCCATTTCAGTTTACTTACCAGTCTAATCGAGGTAGAGAGTATgccattttcactttgtttttgatttggacTTTAGTGTGGTAGGGTGGATGACTGACTTCTTAACAAACAGGACTCAAAAAGTGAAAGTTAATGGTTGCCTGTCTGACATGCTGTCCTCTCTTACAGGTTCTCCTCAGGGCTGTTTTCTTTCACCTCTTTTGTACATCCTCTACACAAATGGTTGTCACGGTAAATCTGAAAAGAGTTCATCTTACTATTTGCTGATGACTCACTAAACGAAAATGAGAACAGTCACAGTCTATTGGTAGatgattttgttaacttgtgtgaTGAGCCTTTTCTACATTTAAACTTTACAAAAACAATGGAACCTTCGTCTattatccaccccgctatatcctaactacagggtcatgggggtctgctggagccaatcccagccaacacagggcgcaaggcaggaagcaaaccctgggcagggcgccagcccaccgcagaccatGGAACTTAATATTGCTTTCAGAGGAAGTACCATTCACCCACCAGAAACATTCTTCAAAGACCAGGCAGTGGGGACTGCTGACAGTCATAAATATCTGGGGACAATTATATACTCCAAATAACTTATAAGGAAAACACAGAAGCCATCTGCAAAAAGGGACAACAGTGTCTCAATTGTTTAAGGAAGCTAAATGCTTTTAATGTCCTTCTTCTGTAAATCTTGCCTTTAGTCCATCTTTACCTGTGTTCTGGTGGCCTGGTATTAAAAACGTATTTAATATCAAGCACAGAACAAATCAAATTGTAAAACAgagtagtaaaaagacaagtcTCAACAGTCAAATCCTGTTTTAACAAACACGTATTATAGAAAGCAGAGTATATTTTTCAGTGAGGACTCACCCTCTGCATTCTCAATTTCACTTGTTGCCATCAGTTCAAGGTTCCAAGGAAAAAGCAACCAGTTCAAATGCTCATTCATTCCAACTGCTATTAATCTTttgaaaaagttcaattttaatgAACATTTACAGGCTTAAATCCCAGGATGAACAGTTATCATTTGTATCAATCAGCAGTCAAGTCTAAATGCCGGTGTCATTTTTAAGTGTAATATGGTTAACCTAATGCTTCCCCATAAGTATTATGCTTAGAGCtataatatatttgtactaaGTCTATGTTTGATGgctctttgtgttttttaatgtctTGGTCTCTTCTGTAAGATCATCTGACAAACCAAATTTCTTTCTTGggtcaataaaattgaattaaattgaacgtaagcattttattataataactacaAGGCTTAATTAGTTAATCTTCTTTCAGCCACACTCTATTGCCTTCttactatttttctttctttctgtttttatttttgttgatgaaaccttcgatgaaatgcaaaaaaaaataaaatgaattgttacGCTAAGGTTTCACTCATTTGCAGTGAGTCTCCACTCCTTTAGTCTTTTATTGCAGCCATTTCATATTTCTTACTAGCAGGGGTATAAAGTGCTacccaatgagaaacaaaatccagGTATGGACACTAAATAAATGCCCCACTGGAAAAAGCTTTCACCTCAGACCAAACTTTCACTGACTAAACTCACAGTGTAGGACAATTTTGAACACCTGCACCAAGTCCCAAAAATGCCTCACACTGCATTTCTGTAATAAAGCATAGCAGCGGCCACTGAATAAATTTccctaagaaaaaataaaaaagaattgagCGAAGTATAGCCTGCAGCCTTTCCCTTCAGATCTTTAACTTAATAACTAGATAAAtcaaaaacatataaacacacacacactgtagtctaaacacacaccaacatgactaaaaaggaagaaaagtaaaaagcaagAAGAACTTCTGAATTGGCAGTTATAGACCCAGTGAGGCATAcaaatgtattgctgttggtatgaaggagcctcAGTAGCATTTCATGACATACTTCTGGTGAATAattagttggctgaaagtcctcagtattaTTGTATCaaagaagatgtgcagcattgatcAGAACAGCCCTCAgttttaactctctcctttgctactatctGCAGGGAGTCCAGAGTGAACCCTTTAATTaagtttgcccttttaattagcttgctgatttggtgggtctctcctgaagtgatgttaccagcccaacacaccgcagtgtagaaaatcacactggccatcacagagttgttgaacatgtaaaggatgttactgcccacattaaaggaacacagtctcctaagaaaaaagaccCCActttgccctttcttctatagttcttctgtgttatgagaccattCCAACTTGTTATTGATAAGGATCCCCACGTTttagtgcaccacctctacatctactccCTGAATATTAAATGGAcattgaggctctttggtgctgcaaaagtcaataacttatttcttggttttgctgatgttttcagagtaccaagaaacaaagttctccacatgACTCCTATATTTTGTTAGGCTGGCACTTTCATCTAGTACACACGGCATTGGACTGTAATACAAAAGACTTCTGAATTATTGCTTGACTTTCTGGTTGACCATTTGTGTTAGGCAACTTGTCTATCCTGCTTATATTGAccaagttcaaaatattaggtacATGGTATAATTTTTTTCCTTGACATTTTTCATTGAAGAACACTACCAGAAATGGGCAATAATGCATCACCATACATTATATACAACATGAAACAAACACAAGAAACAGCCATTCAGTTGTCACCAAGAATGACTGTGAATAAAATCTCTTAATCCAATGAAGAATTATTGTTTATAATTCTTCTTAATTATATGCAATAttactttcactttttaaaatatattttaatcaagAAACTTATTGTAAAACAATTCTCTTCTGTCAGTTTCCAGACAGGAAAATTAACTAAATATACATCATTTGTTGTATCAAGCCTTATACAAGGTTTACATTGATTATCACAAAGCAGTTTTCAGCATTCTGCACATACAAAGTAAGCCCGAGTTTCCTAAAGCACAACACTCACTACATTCTTACCTGCAGTCTACATGCGATGAACTATatcataaataaaaagacagctgGATGAGGACTGTGGTGTTATTACATTACTGtggattatttttatattctctgaCAAGGTAGCTGTCACAAGGGGGCCTAAACTCTGATACCAACTGATGTATAACACAAGGGAGTCATTCGACAATACCAAAGCGAGACATTCATTGTGTTTATAGTGGTACAGAGTGTCGTAGGAGTTATTTCCCCTGATGTATAAACAGAATAATTAACACATTCTCACTCTATTTCACATTTTATAGCTTGTGCATTGTGAGCACAAATAACATAAAACTAACTAGGAACATCATCAAAACCACTAAATATTACAGGAATTGCATTTTTTCTGCTCTCATGAACTTCCTTTGGATGAAAACAGCAAAAAGTTTAGTTGGTCCTTACCTTGGCTCCCTTACAGCTGCTAATCTGGTCACCATCTGTGTTAACTTTTACCAAACACATTCTACAGAGGTGCATACAATGAATACATTTATTCAGGCAGTGTAGTACATAGAGAAACACATATAGGACACACAAAAGACAATTATTTTCtctattattacatatttttgacactgaatgttttttgacatcttctttcaaaaattaatctatactaataaaaggcaaagctctcactcactcactcatcattaattctccaacttcccgtttaggtagaag
This genomic interval carries:
- the LOC120526678 gene encoding olfactory receptor class A-like protein 1; the encoded protein is MDTTDTRQVFKATAFLILTTISIPANIFVFCAFLRTFVIEGKLMTADIILCHLTFVNLLVALTRSIPQTMAAFGYNNMFDDDGCKLNMFSFRIFRGLSISLTCLLSTYQAVLISPATSRLTPLKSKIPQYLKHIIVILYVIYCVSNCNALISAVASFPNNTIPPFTFNLQFCFITYPTYIDFISGGLTKFFSDLLFIVLMAIMSGYILVVLYRHGKRVRSLRSSESSQSGVRAEVKASRAVVTLVTLYCLFFGIDNIIYLYSLTVLRVAILLSDIRVFFATLYTSVCPVVVIITNPKVKIKTRMKKQNGEGQFTGTTTSAL